tctgcctttgctgctcaAGGGCAAAGGGCCTCAGAGCCAGGACTGACTCCACGCCTTTGTGTTGTGTCTCACCAATAAAGACTCTGTGCTGGCCATGGTGGTAGTGACGTCTGATCTtcacttttcttccacatttgACCTGGCACAGGGcctgcaaagcagctgagagCAACAGGTTCCTCAGCTCTGGTCACAGAGCTGGGCACAGAGCAAACTCCTGCCCAAGATGTGTGTTGAGGGACATCACCCTTCACTGACTCCCACTATGCACCCCATTCAAATTCATGTGagagctccccagcacagccccaggggtCAGAAGGACTGTCAGGCACCATCTGGGGACACGAGGTCACAGCAGCCATGCTCATGGCCTCCCCTCAGCAAGGCGCAGTTAGCTCCCTGCAGAGAGATGTGACCCCACAAGGGCAATGGGGGGACCAGGCAGGAGCTGTAGTGGGCCAGCTAGCCCCCTTCAAACCACGAGCCTTTACTGGTTGTCCAGACAGAGCAGTCGGAGTCACAAAGGCAGTGTGGTCAGGCCAGCCTCCACCAGAGCCCTGGCCTTGGCTGAATGTCAGCAGAGATTGATGAGAGGGGCTGGGAACCTAGGACATCTCAGGAGCATGGAGCATCACTGAGCCTGAGCCTCTGTGAGTCAGGGACTGGGAAATCTGGCATACTGCTCCTGcttccaggaaagcaaaaatgaaagcaacacCCAAAAAAGAGGAACTACAGAAAGTAACATTCAAAGGCCTTAGAACAGTAGCAAGTGAAAGATGGGAGGTGAAGGaggtgaggaaagaaaaagctcacAGCACTCCTTggcttcctcttttcctcttgctctgcTGAACTGGGTGGGATCCCCAGTGCTGGTCACAGTCACAGGAGAGCCAGGGGACCTGGCAGCCATTGGTACTGAGCTGGGGTCATCCTTCTCCTCTTCGTCACTCCCTCACTGCTCGGAATGTTTCCTGTGGtcctgggcaggggctggattGACTGATATCCAGCATGGCCACCTTTACCTGTGGAGACCAGAGACACCCAGGGCAGAGACTGCTGTGTGCCCTTGGCTGCATGGGGAgctcacaccaccaccacagctgcctgcGCACAGAAGTGTCTGAGACAAGTtggagcacagggcagcacctGCCACAGCCCAACCCCTCCGTCACAGCTGTGACCAACTACAGGTCTCCAGAGGTGCTCGGCAGTGCCCAGGTAGGAGCAGCAGTCCCTCAGCCTGACCCTCCTGAGACCCCACCTAGCAGATAGCTCCCTTGGAGGTGATGACAGCCATGGGTCCCTCAAAGGGCTAAGCCACAAGCCACCCTTTGGGATCCCGCCTTTGCTTGCCCCTGCCACTGCTTCAGGCTGGGAGTGCTACCTGAAGCCATGTTCTGCTGCTGCGTGGGGCTTAGGGGGCAGAGCCATCCCGACCATCCACGGCACCACAGGGCTGGAGCAAATCGAGAGACATGTCAGTGAAGAGGATGTGCAGGTGTTTCTCCTGAGGATCAGGATCTCCTGGGAGATGtctgctctcctcccagctgtcacccagccctgcagcctttTCTGTGATGCTGGTCCAGGGAGTTGCATTTTCCTACCTTTTTAATTGTCTTCCTTGGCTTTGCTGGGCaaaaacttccttttcctgCGAAGGTAAAAGGGAGTCCTGAGTAAGACACTGGTGTTGCCTGTGGCCCTGCTGAATCTGTCCCCTTCCTACTCACCTGGAAAGCACAAACCACAGGATCCCGGCAGATACAAGGAGGACTGCCAACAGCACAACCACCCCAATCACAATCCCACGCCAAGGGCCCGGAGGCTGCCCTGCAACTAACACAGAGGCAGGAGTGGGTGCCACAGCCTGGGCCAGATTCTGGCAATGGCCCCAACCATGGCAAAGGGTATGTGCGAGAGCAGATGTGTGTCTGGGCTTAGGTTTCTTCTGGGATAGAGGATGATCTCAcgtaggggaaaaaaaaggctgcttcCACCCCACAGGAGACCCTGGGCTCGGCCAGCACCACTCCGTGGGAAGCGGCCAGGCTGGGAAAAGGGGACGTGCAGGAGAGACTCTCGGGCACAGGGAGCGAGGAGCCCACTTACTTACCGAGAGAGAAGCTGTAGCAGATGCAGGTGAACTTCTCTGCCTGTGGGAGGAGACGGAAGGGAGAGCTCAGGCCACTGcttccccaccaccctccctggggacaaagGCCTCCCACGCATGACCACCAAATGCCCCAGCAGTGGCCGAGGACCCCGGGGACACTGTCCTGTCAAGGTGCCTGGGCTCTCAGCACAGGGGCCGGGACCGGAGCCTGGGCAGCACCGCTGCTTGCCATCGGCACCCAGCCCAGACCGCGCCGAGGGTCCCGTCCCCggctggcagcatccctggagagcggcagcccccctccccccgtgACGAGTACCTCCTGTGAGCGCTGGATGAGGCGGAGAAGGGCCGTGTAGTCCCAGCCCGGGCGGAGGGCAGCGTTGCGGTAACCCTGCCCGTGGGTCCCGGCACCCAGCACGAAGTCCGTGGGGGCGGTGAGGTTGAGCACGGCGGCCACGTAGGTGTCGGGCTGCCGGCTGGCGTTGAGGGGCTGCGGCTCCCCCGAGCAGGCGCCTTCCACCACCGTGCCATTGTGCGTGGCGGCCACGATCAGCTGGTGCTCCCTGCAAGGCAGCGCGCTGAGAGGGCCGGGGGAGATGCCCTGTCTGACGGGGAGAGCGGGGCAGAGGCGGCTGCGGGGGGAAGCCCAAGCGGGGGCCGCGGAGAGCAGAGCCGCCGGAGGCTGCACTCACCTCACCTCCGCGGGGGGACGGGCGATGGGCTGGAGGGGAAGCACGGCCGTCCCTTGCGATGGGGAGACGTCACGGACGCTGCGGCAGCTGATGCCGGCAGGGTGCGGCGTGTCTGGAGGCAAGACCCAGCggatgagcagcagcaggcagcacagcgcggcggggctggctgtgccaggagcagggcagccccgggcagcGCTGGCCGTGGAGCACAGCTCCCCTGTGCCCCCGCTCGTCCGCAGCGGCCAGGAGCCCACCGGGCTGGGGACAGAGAGCCGCCTCAGCCGGGGCACACGCCAGGGCCACCCCGAGGGTCTGGAACACAGCGGGCCTTACCCAAGCCGTCGGGCTGAAACTCCCACAGCGACGCAGCCCCGGCTCCGATGGCCGTGACTCCCTGTAGCGTCGCCGTGTAGCTGTGGCCGAGGCCGTGCCCAGGCAGCGGGTGCTCGGTGACCGAGCGGCTCAGCCGCAGCCGCTCCATCTGCAGCAAGCCGCCGTCCCGCGCGCTCCTGGCCGTGATGttcagctggggacaggggacagagctggagggcagcagcccCGACCCGCCCGCTGGGAACCTGCCCACAGCGCACCGAGACGGAGCAAAGCCCTGCGCcagcctccccttccctgcGCCTGCCCCAGCCGTGG
The window above is part of the Falco cherrug isolate bFalChe1 chromosome Z, bFalChe1.pri, whole genome shotgun sequence genome. Proteins encoded here:
- the LOC102050740 gene encoding uncharacterized protein LOC102050740 isoform X3, which codes for MALQLLSLRFLLVLPSLLPAQGLEEPDPKVQGVPGETEVFQVVPGTLEISSTSIKLNWTCRLPDTCQHMRATCRLAGPSPRPCEAEEVEGEEMLHGQEGTFICPPLQPFTDYTVTISLPPSTILFKWLVRTEETVPDKPKKLRLSPNTGSLRWKALPPCKGEIIGYQLNITARSARDGGLLQMERLRLSRSVTEHPLPGHGLGHSYTATLQGVTAIGAGAASLWEFQPDGLDTPHPAGISCRSVRDVSPSQGTAVLPLQPIARPPAEGAPADRGRHAQWHGGGRRLLGGAAAPQRQPAARHLRGRRAQPHRPHGLRAGCRDPRAGLPQRCPPPGLGLHGPSPPHPALTGGREVHLHLLQLLSRCRAASGPLAWDCDWGGCAVGSPPCICRDPVVCAFQEKEVFAQQSQGRQLKR
- the LOC102050740 gene encoding uncharacterized protein LOC102050740 isoform X2, giving the protein MALQLLSLRFLLVLPSLLPAQGLEEPDPKVQGVPGETEMCQRPRWDSRLRLVPDQENYRKNEEVMLSCTDGFQPTFTHVKCAREVQSISHGKPVYREVWNGRDSRGRWIRIRSSVECIEVFQVVPGTLEISSTSIKLNWTCRLPDTCQHMRATCRLAGPSPRPCEAEEVEGEEMLHGQEGTFICPPLQPFTDYTVTISLPPSTILFKWLVRTEETVPDKPKKLRLSPNTGSLRWKALPPCKGEIIGYQLNITARSARDGGLLQMERLRLSRSVTEHPLPGHGLGHSYTATLQGVTAIGAGAASLWEFQPDGLDTPHPAGISCRSVRDVSPSQGTAVLPLQPIARPPAEVREHQLIVAATHNGTVVEGACSGEPQPLNASRQPDTYVAAVLNLTAPTDFVLGAGTHGQGYRNAALRPGWDYTALLRLIQRSQEAEKFTCICYSFSLVAGQPPGPWRGIVIGVVVLLAVLLVSAGILWFVLSRKRKFLPSKAKEDN
- the LOC102050740 gene encoding uncharacterized protein LOC102050740 isoform X1 gives rise to the protein MALQLLSLRFLLVLPSLLPAQGLEEPDPKVQGVPGETEMCQRPRWDSRLRLVPDQENYRKNEEVMLSCTDGFQPTFTHVKCAREVQSISHGKPVYREVWNGRDSRGRWIRIRSSVECIEVFQVVPGTLEISSTSIKLNWTCRLPDTCQHMRATCRLAGPSPRPCEAEEVEGEEMLHGQEGTFICPPLQPFTDYTVTISLPPSTILFKWLVRTEETVPDKPKKLRLSPNTGSLRWKALPPCKGEIIGYQLNITARSARDGGLLQMERLRLSRSVTEHPLPGHGLGHSYTATLQGVTAIGAGAASLWEFQPDGLDTPHPAGISCRSVRDVSPSQGTAVLPLQPIARPPAEGAPADRGRHAQWHGGGRRLLGGAAAPQRQPAARHLRGRRAQPHRPHGLRAGCRDPRAGLPQRCPPPGLGLHGPSPPHPALTGGREVHLHLLQLLSRCRAASGPLAWDCDWGGCAVGSPPCICRDPVVCAFQEKEVFAQQSQGRQLKR